A part of Oncorhynchus kisutch isolate 150728-3 linkage group LG2, Okis_V2, whole genome shotgun sequence genomic DNA contains:
- the pigv gene encoding palmitoyltransferase ZDHHC18-A, translated as MDVKTVLQFAATTRGLSLLIQALLNAAIPDHEADAFTPPRAEEPRLLDPAVQWFLGGLSHWDAEHFLFIAERGYLYEHNYAFFPLFPVILRGLAETILQPLSGCLTLRGRLLLAVALGNSALFLLSVVALYGLGRVVLQDRRLALVSSLLYCLTPANVFMTAGYSESLFAALTFGGLFLLERGYTFRACLALSIATAARANGLVNVGFLLYLPLQQALSKIWGLRKDNNRHNKCLQYTWIVARLLFTAALGTAVIAFPFLVFQYYGYRVFCTPSLSLEQVSPALIQLAEDKGYRVPDENAPPPLWCLRPLPLLYSHIQDVYWDVGFLRYFQLKQIPNFLLALPMATLGMAAAYMYYRANPTRCLRLGLWDRGANKRPDKPTPGFYSPRVFLYVVHATMLLGFGTFCMHVQVLTRFLSSSSPVPFWISAHLLLLYEPLLQRRSPPTYNKGQQRGTPRTVFLYLPQNPIVHLLSRWKTCSIPTRWILGYFISYWLMGLALHCNFLPWT; from the exons ATGGACGTGAAGACGGTTCTGCAATTCGCCGCCACCACAAGAGGCTTGTCACTACTAATACAG GCTCTCCTAAATGCTGCAATCCCAGATCACGAAGCTGATGCATTCACTCCTCCACGTGCAGAGGAGCCTCGGCTTCTGGACCCTGCAGTGCAATGGTTTCTAGGGGGCCTTTCCCACTGGGATGCAGAGCATTTCCTCTTCATTGCTGAGAGGGGTTACCTGTATGAGCACAACTACGCCTTCTTCCCCCTGTTCCCTGTCATACTGCGGGGGCTTGCAGAGACTATACTACAGCCCCTCAGTGGCTGTCTTACACTGCGTGGACGCCTGCTACTGGCTGTTGCCTTGGGTAACAGCGCCCTCTTCCTGCTGAGTGTGGTAGCACTGTATGGACTCGGCCGTGTGGTGCTGCAGGATCGCCGTCTTGCTCTAGTCTCAAGTTTACTCTACTGTCTCACCCCTGCCAATGTCTTCATGACTGCTGGTTACTCCGAGAGCCTGTTTGCTGCATTGACCTTCGGTGGCCTCTTTCTCCTTGAGAGAGGATACACCTTCAGAGCCTGTCTGGCTCTGAGTATAGCTACTGCTGCGAGAGCCAATGGACTTGTTAATGTAGGATTCTTGCTGTATCTGCCCCTGCAACAGGCCCTGTCTAAGATCTGGGGACTGCGTAAGGACAATAACAGGCACAACAAATGCCTCCAATACACCTGGATCGTCGCACGTCTCCTGTTCACGGCTGCATTGGGCACAGCAGTTATTGCGTTCCCCTTCTTGGTCTTCCAGTACTATGGGTACAGGGTGTTCtgtacaccctctctctccttggagCAGGTTTCCCCTGCCCTCATCCAGCTTGCTGAGGATAAAGGCTACAGGGTCCCTGACGAAAACGCACCCCCACCCCTCTGGTGCCTGCGACCCCTCCCCTTGCTCTACTCTCATATCCAGGATGTGTATTGGGATGTGGGCTTCCTGCGCTACTTCCAGCTTAAGCAGATACCCAACTTCCTGCTGGCACTGCCCATGGCAACTCTGGGCATGGCGGCAGCTTACATGTACTATAGGGCTAACCCAACCAGGTGTCTGAGACTGGGGCTGTGGGACAGAGGGGCAAATAAACGGCCAGACAAACCCACACCTGGATTTTACAGCCCCAGggtgtttttgtatgtggtgcATGCTACAATGCTCCTGGGATTTGGAACATTCTGCATGCATGTACAG GTTTTGACCCGgtttctgtcttcctcctcccctgtACCTTTCTGGATCAGTGCCCACCTGCTCTTACTCTACGAGCCTCTCCTTCAGCGAAGGTCACCACCCACATACAATAAGGGGCAGCAGCGGGGGACACCTAGGACTGTCTTCTTGTACTTACCCCAAAACCCCATTGTTCATCTACTGTCCCGCTGGAAGACATGCTCTATTCCCACACGATGGATTCTAGGGTACTTCATCTCCTATTGGCTCATGGGCCTGGCACTGCACTGTAACTTCTTACCATGGACTTGA